From the genome of Triticum aestivum cultivar Chinese Spring chromosome 3B, IWGSC CS RefSeq v2.1, whole genome shotgun sequence, one region includes:
- the LOC123066093 gene encoding far upstream element-binding protein 3 — protein MLCSSEVNIPKECSEHRQEDNVPSPEQQSAVGLTQEVTRKIEITQSKVDVGDSCTPAARSFGTPRSGAEQADIHVPNEKAGLVIGEGGETIKALKTKSGSDIQLIPQHLPEGDLSTERKIRLTGNWNQIEIARTMVLELISQSPGSSLQTEPSRAPQCVVDNGYDCPGDMYYQNPQYHLDGGTGQAPYQGGCYDYYASYNIYSARGPPSGVQAPMYDSARGPSGAQAPIHYRNWSPQVPVGYTSSYQHSAPGQLTYAQGYDNGQCHGQQSMNFQPVYQSYPPQQDPYGKSAFGGAQLQGYDIPMPGTNYHGPTPAQQPYALQSSTVPPQPGLGYGQSYGATAGAIHGYVQSSSGCQQPASQATSAYPQQVMQPDVYGQYPSTQPGYTDQAIANNANYHQQPASHVALAYPQQGMLPGVYWQYPSTQPVYTNHAVANNENYQQLACHAAAAYPQQGSQPGVYGQHPLYTGQAGANNPGNAAGSVDPAGVH, from the exons ATGCTGTGTAGCTCTGAGGTAAACATTCCAAAAGAATGTTCAGAACATCGTCAAGAGGACAATGTACCCTCACCAGAACAGCAGAGTGCTGTAGGGCTTACCCAAGAAGTGACGCGAAAAATTGAAATTACTCAAAGCAAG GTTGATGTAGGTGATTCATGTACACCCGCTGCTAGAAGTTTTGGGACTCCGCGATCTGGTGCTGAGCAAGCGGACATCCATGTCCCAAATGAGAAG GCTGGGTTGGTCATTGGGGAGGGAGGTGAGACCATTAAGGCTCTAAAAACTAAGTCTGGGTCCGACATTCAG TTAATCCCGCAACATCTCCCAGAAGGTGATCTTTCCACAGAAAGAAAAATACGACTTACTGGGAATTGGAATCAAATAGAGATTGCAAGAACAATGGTCCTAGAACTCATCAGTCAG TCTCCTGGATCAAGTTTACAAACTGAGCCTAGTAGAGCGCCTCAATGTGTTGTGGACAATGGCTATGACTGCCCGGGAGATATGTATTATCAGAACCCACAATATCATCTTGATGGTGGTACAGGTCAGGCACCTTATCAGGGTGGTTGTTATGACTATTATGCCTCTTACAACATATACTCAGCTAGAGGTCCTCCCAGTGGCGTTCAAGCTCCAATGTACGACTCAGCTAGAGGTCCTAGTGGTGCTCAAGCTCCAATACACTACCGCAACTGGAGTCCTCAAGTACCTGTTGGTTATACTAGCAGTTACCAACACTCTGCCCCGGGCCAACTTACATATGCGCAAGGGTATGATAATGGGCAGTGCCACGGGCAGCAGTCGATGAATTTTCAGCCAGTGTACCAGTCTTACCCTCCACAGCAAGATCCCTATGGAAAGTCTGCTTTTGGTGGAGCTCAGCTGCAAGGCTACGACATTCCTATGCCAGGCACAAACTACCATGGACCAACTCCAGCCCAGCAGCCATATGCATTACAGAGCTCAACCGTGCCACCTCAACCAGGACTTGGTTATGGTCAGTCCTATGGTGCAACTGCTGGTGCTATTCATGGGTACGTTCAATCTTCAAGTGGTTGTCAGCAGCCAGCGAGCCAGGCCACTTCGGCCTACCCCCAGCAAGTAATGCAGCCCGACGTATATGGGCAGTATCCATCGACTCAGCCGGGTTACACTGATCAGGCGATTGCTAACAATGCAAACTATCATCAGCAGCCAGCGAGTCATGTCGCTTTGGCCTACCCACAGCAAGGAATGCTGCCCGGTGTCTATTGGCAGTATCCATCGACTCAGCCTGTGTATACCAATCACGCAGTTGCTAACAATGAAAACTATCAGCAGCTAGCATGCCATGCTGCTGCGGCCTACCCACAGCAAGGGTCGCAGCCCGGAGTTTATGGGCAGCATCCGTTGTACACTGGCCAGGCGGGCGCTAACAATCCAGGGAATGCAGCAGGGTCCGTCGACCCAGCCGGGGTACACTGA